A segment of the Sulfurovum indicum genome:
AATATTCGATTATCGTCATCCTGTATGCCGCCGCCCATACCTGAGATCCTGGTTCTATTTCTTCTAGCTCACAAATGGTTATCCATGCTCTATTTAGGCAATTTATAGATTCTTCATAATGTATAAACCTATCTTCCATGAGTTATTACCTTATTGGCTACTATGTTTTGTTAGCTTTTAACACTTTCCATGTCTTTTAAGCTTTTACCTTTGTTACTCTTCCATTCCATCAAACCATTTGCGCTTCTTCCCATAACAATTGCAGCTGCAGCAGATGGACTGTTAAATAAATAATCTTTAGAAAAAATTAATTTTCCATTTTTTTCAATAATAGTTCCATTATCAATTAACTCTTGTCTCGAATTTTTCCAACCATCAGGATAAGAATCAACTGTCGATGAAGCTATCTCAGAATCTTTGAGGACAACAAATCCATCGGATGTTTGTTGCCCTTGTGCATTTGCACCTCTCGCAGATTTAATAAAAAAGTTTGAACTAACTTTTTTATCATTGGTTTGTTCTTGAATTAATTCTTCAAAAGCTTTAAACCCTAAGACATTTACGAGCATTTTAATATTTTCAATAAATTCTTCCATTTCTGCTTGGTCAGATTCAGAGATTGAAGGTTGAGTCGGTGTATTACTATTTTTTACTTCATAGCGATTAACCTTAACAGCTATTTGGTGTAGTCTATTTTCTAAATATTTTATGTGCGCTTTATTTAGGTTATCATCTTTACTGATAAGAACAACAGCTTCATTCCAATAATCTTTTTCATTAAGATGTTGAGAAAGCCTTTTTATTATATTTTCTGCTTCTCCAATATATATGACATCTTTTTCAGAAGTCATATCGGATTTTCCAAACAAAAAATATACACCCGTGCTTGATAGTTCCTCTCTCCTAGAGCTATCTTTA
Coding sequences within it:
- a CDS encoding GIY-YIG nuclease family protein translates to MTGKVFAKTIKLFLLDGIPNGRMTCELSNWTGKAYKLPRNMIKDSSRREELSSTGVYFLFGKSDMTSEKDVIYIGEAENIIKRLSQHLNEKDYWNEAVVLISKDDNLNKAHIKYLENRLHQIAVKVNRYEVKNSNTPTQPSISESDQAEMEEFIENIKMLVNVLGFKAFEELIQEQTNDKKVSSNFFIKSARGANAQGQQTSDGFVVLKDSEIASSTVDSYPDGWKNSRQELIDNGTIIEKNGKLIFSKDYLFNSPSAAAAIVMGRSANGLMEWKSNKGKSLKDMESVKS